TTATTTCCTGTGCTCGACTATCTGCTGGCGCTATTTTCAAATAAGATTCCCAATTTTTAAGTGCACGAGGAAAATCCTTCAAATCATAGTAGGAAACAATGCCGGCATTCAATCTCGAATTCAAATGGTTTGGATTAGATTTTGCCGCCTTTTCAAACTCTTCAACTGCCCGCTGGGAGTTTCCTGTCCTTCTATAACAGATACCAAGATCCGTCCTCACATCTGCATCGTCAGGATTTTTTTCAAGATACAATTCATACTCAGGAATTGCTTTGCCATATGCACCTGAATCAAAATAGGCATGTCCAAGCTGAAGGCGCAGCTTCAGATTGTTTGGGTCATTTTTGACAAGAGACTCAAGCTGTTTTACTGCAGCAATGAGATTTGCTGAAGGAGCAGGAGCATTTTGAGGCGGAGGCGGGGCAGGCATCTGATTTGTAATATCAACCTCAGTTGGTTTAAAATATTTTGGCAGCACCACTGCTGTCATCACACCCAATGCAAAACAGAGAATACCAATAACAATTGTTTCCGATTTCATTTTTATTCTCCTTTATTCCCC
This region of Candidatus Schekmanbacteria bacterium genomic DNA includes:
- a CDS encoding tetratricopeptide repeat protein; its protein translation is MKSETIVIGILCFALGVMTAVVLPKYFKPTEVDITNQMPAPPPPQNAPAPSANLIAAVKQLESLVKNDPNNLKLRLQLGHAYFDSGAYGKAIPEYELYLEKNPDDADVRTDLGICYRRTGNSQRAVEEFEKAAKSNPNHLNSRLNAGIVSYYDLKDFPRALKNWESYLKIAPADSRAQEIRKKIDEIKAILGEK